The sequence below is a genomic window from Lolium perenne isolate Kyuss_39 chromosome 7, Kyuss_2.0, whole genome shotgun sequence.
GAATCATGACAAGTAATTGTACCCAGAAGGATTACTGTCCTATCTCTATCTGGCGATCTGTATTGAGTTGATTTAAGCTACAACTGAGAAACAAGTTAGCTTTGAAAAAACAAAATGGTTATTTCTTGATCAAGGTTACCTAAATAGTTGAACATATTGAGTTCATTGCAGTAAATTGTTTTAAAAAACTACCATCGATGATGCAAATTTCAACTGGACCATATGAGATTATTATAGACATGCTTGCACTTCAAATGCAAGTTGGAACTAATTATTTCCTGAAGGACAACTGCATATGCAGTTACGCAATGAGATGCTGACAGGAATCTCCAAGCAGCATATTTCTTTTTAGTTGTTGTTCTCCTAGCTGGAATCTCTAGAGATGCCGAATGGAATCTACAATTTCTGTAAAATCATTCGTGTCCTTGAATGTTTTATGTGTATACTTTCTACTCGGTCGTTTAATGTCGGTTCTCTATTCCTTCAACTTCAGGTCCTATTTTGAACAAGCCAGGTTAGATGGCCCAGTTtatccacacacacacacacacacacacacaagtaCAAGAGTCTTTGAAGTTTGTTCTGGTAGCCACGCTATGTCTGTAGGCTGATCAGTCCTTCATCTTTATGGTGTTGATGAATTCATAGAACAGTCTCTTCTGTATAGCAATAGCTAATGAGGTTTGGTTTCATATGTAGTTGTTCGACATAGAATACATTCTAAATGTCAATCAgatatttttatttaatttgctGAAGTATTTCATTTATCATTTCTTAATCAATGCAAGTGAGCATACTGACAATTGACGTTACATTGCTGCTTACATTGCTGCTTGGAAAGGCATTCAGTTTTAGATGATGTGCGTTGGTGTATTGTCAGGGTAATGGCCATGTTCATGGTCAACCCCTTCATCGCTCTTGTAGACATAGCGAGTTGTCGCTGGAAAGATGACTTCGACTTGATCTTTGTATCTCTCTTGTAAGGCTttgcgaataatttaataaagaaaagttgtgtgcatcctttggatgcagaggctgggacGATGCTTCCATTTCGGAATTTTTTTAGCAGAAATAGCTACTGAATATCTAACTGATTGAAACTATTATAGGAAGGTGCAACAATCTGACACTATCACCAGCTTATTCCATTTCTCCTATAAATGTTCCAAGAGTACCCGGCCATCCAAGACACCTCAGAGGGGCAAACCAATCTGGTCCGTGCGTTTTACTCTGCTCGGTCCCACTTTTCACCACAGCCGTTCGATGCGTAAAAGATTTCCTCACCTGTTGGTTTTCTTAGACAGTCCATGACGCGTGGGACCAGACCTATGCGGGACCGACAGACAGAGGCAGCAACGATAGCTTGTTTGGGTCGCACTCTTTTCCTACGCGCGTGGGGCACGGTGAAACCCTAGATCGATCAACCACTCCCCCAGCCCAATCGGCTGGCCAACCAAAAGCCTCATCCTCTCCCCAATCCCGTGCCGTCTCTCCTCCTCCGGCCGCCCGATCCATCCAAGCGCCATGAGCTGGTGGTGGGCGCGCGCCATCGGCGCCGTCAAGAAGCGCCAGGACGAGAACGCCGCAGCGGCCGAGCCCACCTTACAAAGCGTCGCGCTCGTCGTCGGATCCACCGGCATCGTCGGCACCTCCCTCCTCGACATCCTCCCGCTGCAGGACACCCCCGGCGGCCCCTGGAAGGTCTACGCGCTCTCCCGCCGCCCGCTCCCGCCCTGGTCCCCGCCATCCTCCCCCGCCGTCACGAATCTGCACCTCGACCTCGCCgactccgccgccgtcgccgacgcCCTCGAGCCCCTCAAGGACATCACCCACGTCTTCTACGCCGCCTGGTCCAGCCACCCCACGGAGGACGAGAACCGGCGGGCCAACTCCGCCATGCTCCGCAACGTCCTCTCCGTCGTCGTCCCCAACTGTCCCGCGCTCGTCCACGTCTGCCTCCAGACCGGCTGCTGTCCTGCTCGTCTTCTAGCTTGCCCATCACACACAGCAGGGCATAGGAGGAGGACGACCAGGAGGTGGCAGAGATGGAGCTCCTCCCTATTCCCCTTTGCTACAGACCAAAGGTACCACCGAATTTGTTCCGTTTATTGGCTTTTTATTGTTGGAGGTGATGCTAATTCGGTTCACACCGGCGATTATTCTTGGGCTGCATTTGGTGGTTTGCTGCATTTGGGTTTAGATAGAAGAGATCCAGTTGCATTAGGGTCTTTTTGTGAGAATCAACTTGGTGAAAAAAAGGTGTATGATTTGCTTGTTCAATCAATGGATCAGGTGATGACATGCCCTCGCTCGCTGATCTCGAGCTTCAGCCACCGTCTGGTAGATGTCCTGCG
It includes:
- the LOC127317073 gene encoding uncharacterized protein yields the protein MSWWWARAIGAVKKRQDENAAAAEPTLQSVALVVGSTGIVGTSLLDILPLQDTPGGPWKVYALSRRPLPPWSPPSSPAVTNLHLDLADSAAVADALEPLKDITHVFYAAWSSHPTEDENRRANSAMLRNVLSVVVPNCPALVHVCLQTGCCPARLLACPSHTAGHRRRTTRRWQRWSSSLFPFATDQRYHRICSVYWLFIVGGDANSVHTGDYSWAAFGGLLHLGLDRRDPVALGSFCENQLGEKKVYDLLVQSMDQVMTCPRSLISSFSHRLVDVLRKPAMPPPALGDEAARRSGLLISLFTIHTLMAAYIAHQKDCRLVDFVCGIILVKHNAHNLLLSPRFLLMFLGSL